The window GACGCCGTCACCAGCGCCTCACAGGGAAATATCGTTACCATCGGCATCAAACCAACCTATCCGGAAACCGGATTCGGCTACCTGAAGGCAAAACCACAAGGAACCGAAGCGTGTCCGGTGGAACGTTTTGTGGAGAAACCGGACAAAGAGACGGCACAGCGGTATCTGGAAGATGGTACCTATTTCTGGAACGCCGGAATGTTCGTCTTCCCCATTTCCCTGATGAAGCAGGAACTTCAACGATACGTCCCTGAGGTGTATTCCCAGGTCGAACGGTTGGTGGACGCCGATGGCGTCAATGAAGCCACCTACGGGCAGGTCCCTTCCATCTCCATCGACTACGCGGTGATGGAAAAAAGCACCGTGGTGAAGATGGTGCCGGCGCGCTTTTCGTGGGATGATGTCGGTTCGTTCCTGGCGTTGACCCGTCATTATCAGCAGGATGAAGCTGGGAATACCGTCGTCGGAGCGAAAAAGCAGGTGGTTCTCTCCCTCTCCCACAACAACATCATCGATGTCCAGGAGGCATCCACCAAACAAATCATTTTGATCGGTGTGGATGACTGCACCATCATTGAAAACCAAGGGACGCTTTTGATCTGCGCAAACTCCCATGTCCCGGAAATCCAGCAACTTCTCAAACAGAAGGGGGAAAAGAAATGAAGGTAGCCATCGTTCATGACTGGCTGGTGCAGTACGGCGGAGCGGAACGCGTGGTGGAAGACATTCTCTCTTTGTATCCGGACGCGACGATCTTCACGTTGGTGTACGACAAGAAGCGGATGCCAAAGCGATTCCAGGACTACCACATCGTGACCACCCCGATGCAGAAGTGGCCCTTCTCCACCAAACTGTACAAGAACTTTCTGACCTTCATGCCCAAGGAGTTTGAGTCTTTGGATCTCACCGGATATGACCTGGTGATCAGCTCATGCTCCAGTTGCAGCAAAGGCGTCATCACCCCGGTGAACGCCCCCCATATCTGCTACTGCCACACCCCTACCCGCTACATCTGGGACATGTACTATGAGTACCGCTCCCACGCAGGATGGTTGAAACGGAAGTTGATGCCTGGCATGGTGCACCGTATGCGGCTCTGGGACAAAGCGGCCGCCGACCGCGTTGACTTTTTCGTCAGCAACTCAAATTTCATCAAACAACGGATCAAGAAGTTTTACCATCGGGACGCCACTACCATCTACCCGGGAGCCAGAATGAATCCATTCCCCGCAACTGAACAACCGGATGATTTTTATCTGGTGGTATCCCGTTTCGTCTATTACAAGCGCATCGATCTGGCGATCAAGGCGTGCACCCACTTGAAGAAACATCTGGTGGTCATCGGCAGTGGTGATGAAGCGGCAAATCTTAAGAAGATCGCAGGCCCCACCGTGACGTTCAAAGGGAATCTCAGCGACGAGGAAGTCCAGCAGGAATTCCTCCACGCCAAAGCGTTCCTGTTCCCGGGAGAAGAAGACTTCGGGCTTACCCCGGTGGAAGCCCAGTCCGCAGGAACTCCGGTGTTGGCCTATGGGAAAGGCGGAGCGTTGGAGACGATATTGGACGGAAAAACCGGCTTGTTCTTCCCCGAGCAAACGCAAGAAAGCCTGGAAGCATGCATCACGCGGTTTGAACAAGATGGAGTCCTCTCTTCCCGGAAGGAGATTCAGGAATACAGCAGGAAGTTCTCCCAAGAGGTGTTCCGGACGACCTTCAAAGCGTACGTTGACCAGTGTCTCAAGGAATGGAACGGATGATTACATTCCAAGCGAGATTCGATCACGGAACCATCCGGACAACGCGGTGATTCGTTTGTCAAAAGCGCCGGGAAGCCATACGCTCCAGAACAGGATTTTCACTTCAGGTTTTCGATTCTTCACCTCAACCAAGGAAAAAAGGAGAATTCCTTCTTTGGTCTGATAGGTTGAAAGGCACATGGAAAGCGCCTTTGCTTTCAACCCGGTAATCCCCCGAAATTTGATCGGTGTCATGTTGGTGATATCCAGGAAAATCTCTTGATCAGAAGTTGTGAACGTATGCTGGTACACGTTTCCATCGAAGGTGGTGTCAAACTGGTACGCATAGGCGACCAATGAGGAAGGCAGTTCTTCCAATACCGGATCAGGAATCGTCGACGTAATATCCTTGGGATCACTGATGTACGAAGATTCCTTGAACAACGGATACGGCTTGTTGCCATGTCGACTGGAAAGATAGGTAATCTCTTTCTGGGTGGAGATCTGGCGCATCGTATTAAAAATAGTCAGCTGTCGCTCTGAATCCGTTTCGCGAGAGAGACCTGGAGCGTATGGGATCAACGTGACATAGGCCAACGCGAAGTTCTTCTCATCGCTGTTTTCCTTCGCTTGCGCCATCCGTTCCCCCATCACTCCCACGTTTGGCGTCATCGTGGAAAGATCCTTTCCTCCAAGGGTATCCCCATTCAAACTCCCTCCCTGCGCCAGCGTTTGGTATTCCGCTTCACTCAGTTGGGGAAGAATTGACCGATAGGATTCCAGTCCGAACAGACTGCTTATCGAAAGAAGAACTGCGCACACCGCGCTGATGTATATCCGTTTCATCGTACTCCATTGTCCATCAATAGGCGTTTTTGTTGACGAACCCTTTGAAGAATGTCATAATCACGATCTTCATGTCAAACCATATGCTCCAATTGCGCACATAGTACAGATCGAACTCGATCCGCTTGGCCAACGAGGTGTTTCCCCGAAGTCCATTGACCTGGGCCCACCCGGTGATGCCCGCTTTCATCCGATGCCGCATGGCATATCCAGGAATCGTTTTTTTGAACTCCTCCACCAATTCCGGCCGTTCAGGTCTTGGCCCCACAAGACTCATTGAGCCCCCCAGAACATTGAAAAATTGAGGTAATTCATCCAGACTGGTCCGACGGATGAATCGCCCCACCTTGGTGATCCGCGGATCATTCTCCTCCGTCCAGTGGACCTTCCCTTCCGGCATATCGATGCGCATGGAACGAAACTTGTACATGTCGAATATCCGGCCATCACGGGTCACCCGTTTTTGCTTGAAGATCACCGGTCCTTTGGATGTTGTTTTCACCAGGATGGAAAGGAGCAGGAACAGAGGAGAGAGCAGTATCACACCGACCAAACAGACCACAATGTCAAAGAATCGTTTCTCCATACGTTTGAAAAACGACAGTTCCGCGCCATTGATCCGAAGCATCGGAATATAGTGGAAGTCAGAAATATAGGTTCCCGCGTAGGACTGGGGAATATGGGGAAGGAAAATCACTTTCTGGGCAAACAGATCCAAGCCTTCTCCAACCCGGGCCTTCGTTTGATCGTATGCCTCGGGAGGAAAGGAGATCACCACGATGTCCGCCTTTACCTGCTCCACCGCGTCAACCAAGGAGGTCGCTTGGATATGGGGGAACGACAACCACCCTCCTTCCCCATCATACTGACCGACAAACCGAAGTCCATGTTCGTCTTCCGTAGCTGTGCCGACGTATTCCTCCATCTTTTTGCCATACCCGACAAGCAATATCCTTCTCAGACCTTTCCCCTTGCTGTACTGACGCGTCAATACGGCATTCACGATGGTTCTGCCAATGAGCAGAAATACAAAAAGAAAAAGCGGCGAAGAGAACCAGCATGACACGACTGACTTTATCACCAAAGAAGAAATAAAAGATGAAAATCCACGTAGCGAACACTTCAAAGGTCGTGGTGAACAATTCGCCAGCTTCCTTCCGCCACGTCTTGGAGACATCTGACTGATATAATTTGTTACGATTGAGGAAATAGAGCGTCGAAAGAAGAACAAAAGGAGCCAATCCCGTAAAAAACATCAGGCTGCTTCCGGTTGCCCCGGGAAGAACAAAGAATCGCAGGAAATATGCGAGAAACCAAGCTCCCAATACGGAAATCGCATCAAAGACAAACCGTTTCACAAATTGAGGAAAGCCAAATTTCCTCTCATAACTGTTTTTTATGGAAGGGCGCATATGCAAAGTATGGAAAGGTTCCCGCTACCTGTCAACCGAACTTTCGTGAAGAAATGGTGACGTCTTCAAGGGCAGTGAGCAGACAATCGTCATCTTTCTGATTCCGTACGGCTAACCGGATGTACTGTTTGCCATCGATCCCATCCTTCCGGGAAAGGTCTTTGACCAGAATGGCGTGCTGGTCCAATAAAGCGATGGCGATCTGGCGGGCGCTCCTGCCCTCCGTCACCTCACACATCACATAGTTCGCCTGGCTGGGAATCGGACGAATCCCTCCAATTCGGGAAAGCGCTTTGGCAAAACGCGCCCGTTCCGCCCTGATCGCCTCAAGGGAAGCGAGATACGAATCTTGGTACTTGTCCCCGATCTGCAGAAAAAATTCACCGAACGAGTTGATGTTCCAGATGGCCACATCCTTTGCCAGACGACCAATCAACACATTATCCCCGGAAGCAAGTACCCCGAGCCGAAGTCCGGGGACCCCATAGCTCTTGGAAATGCTCTTCACGACCACCAAATCAGGATGGGAATCCAACAACTGGGAATCCAGCAATGTGAAGGGATAATCGGCGAAGTCGATGAACGATTCGTCAACGATCAGGCGGATATGACGATCTTCCGCCCATGCGAGCAATCGCAAAAGATCCTCTTTTCCGATCAAATTCCCGGAAGGATTGTCTGGGTTGACCACAAGCAATGTGGAGATGGGATGGGTTTGGAAGAACGAGATCAGATCTTCTGACGTGTAGGTGTAATCTCTATTTTGGGGAACGAACACAACCAATTTCCCATTGGCGTACCGATTCCCATATTCCGCGAAGGAAGGATGGATCACTCCTAAATCACCGGTAAGGAGGCTCATCAGTGATTTGATCAACTCACTCGCGCCGTTGCCCACCACGATCTGGTCTTGATGGATGGAGAAATGCATCGCGGCAAGCAAACGGTTGACGTTCTGCCCGGAAGGATACGACTGGAGCAACGTAGGGAAACTCGCCTGCAACTCATCCACCAGCTTCTGGGGTGGATAATACGGATTGACCAGATAGCAGAAATCCAACAACCCGGGATACCGCCAGTATCCTCCGTATCGCTTCTCCATCAACGAAAGTTTTTCTTCTCCGCTTCTCGCGAACAACGTTTCGGCGATATCCAAATCCTGGATGTCGTCGATCTCATACCATTTGCAATTTTCCAACCGAATCGCCTTGATCCCCGGATTGTCTAAAAGCGCGATGACTTTCAGCACCTGTTCGTAGTACTGGTTGTTGCCAAGCGCCTTACAGTACGCCTCCAAGAACGGAACGTAATGCGTCTGGGAGAACGCTTTGGAGAACTTGTAGATGTTGACGGTCTTGCAGTAGGATGCGCAGTCTGAAAACTGGAAATGTTTCTTGTCGATGATGTCCAGAATCGTGCCATCCTCCGTCATCTTCACCACCGTCCCATCCATCCAGCTCTCATACTTGGAAACCAACGCCAGGTTGGGATATGGATTATCCAGCAACAACCGAAGCGCTTTTTCCTCAAAGATCAGATCAGATTCCAGAAGAAGCGTATCTTCCTGAAGCAGATATGTTTTTGCGAGATACAGCGAGTAAATGTTGTTCGTCTTGTCATACACCGGGTTCTCGACGAACACGATGGGAGTGCTGATGCCAAGCGTCCGGACATACTCCTCCAGTTTCTTCCCTTGATAGCCCGACAACGATCACCACACGGGAGAGATGCAGCCGGTCCAATTGGGAGAGCGCCCGTTCGATCAACGTGCTCCCATTGACCTGAACCATGCATTTGGTCACGTCCTTGGTCAATTCCTTCAACCGCTTTCCCATCCCCGCCGCAAGAATAATCGCCTGCATGTTTGCTTCCTTTCCTACTTGCTTGTTGTAACCTGAAATACATATTTCGTCCAGTTTTTTGGATTAAAGATATCATCATGTACCGAAAGCCAATCATTTTTAGGGATAGGAAGATAGGGTTGATCCTTCTTGATGAATGAAACATTCCACATGTTACTGGTCGTCACCACTTCACCATTTTTCTTCTCCTCCATGGTGATGGGATTTTGTGTGTACGGGTTAACAGG of the Sphaerochaeta sp. genome contains:
- a CDS encoding mannose-1-phosphate guanylyltransferase, encoding MKRAALILAGGKGERLWPLSQPERPKQFLTLTQNNRSLLQLTVQRVTSLVPIQDIFIITGSRFLGLVQEQIPEIPQSHVILEPCGRNTAPAIALSLLSIQQAYGSEEVTVMVFPSDHLIEPEDAFVATLTDAVTSASQGNIVTIGIKPTYPETGFGYLKAKPQGTEACPVERFVEKPDKETAQRYLEDGTYFWNAGMFVFPISLMKQELQRYVPEVYSQVERLVDADGVNEATYGQVPSISIDYAVMEKSTVVKMVPARFSWDDVGSFLALTRHYQQDEAGNTVVGAKKQVVLSLSHNNIIDVQEASTKQIILIGVDDCTIIENQGTLLICANSHVPEIQQLLKQKGEKK
- a CDS encoding glycosyltransferase, yielding MKVAIVHDWLVQYGGAERVVEDILSLYPDATIFTLVYDKKRMPKRFQDYHIVTTPMQKWPFSTKLYKNFLTFMPKEFESLDLTGYDLVISSCSSCSKGVITPVNAPHICYCHTPTRYIWDMYYEYRSHAGWLKRKLMPGMVHRMRLWDKAAADRVDFFVSNSNFIKQRIKKFYHRDATTIYPGARMNPFPATEQPDDFYLVVSRFVYYKRIDLAIKACTHLKKHLVVIGSGDEAANLKKIAGPTVTFKGNLSDEEVQQEFLHAKAFLFPGEEDFGLTPVEAQSAGTPVLAYGKGGALETILDGKTGLFFPEQTQESLEACITRFEQDGVLSSRKEIQEYSRKFSQEVFRTTFKAYVDQCLKEWNG
- a CDS encoding exopolysaccharide biosynthesis polyprenyl glycosylphosphotransferase, yielding MSPRRGGRKLANCSPRPLKCSLRGFSSFISSLVIKSVVSCWFSSPLFLFVFLLIGRTIVNAVLTRQYSKGKGLRRILLVGYGKKMEEYVGTATEDEHGLRFVGQYDGEGGWLSFPHIQATSLVDAVEQVKADIVVISFPPEAYDQTKARVGEGLDLFAQKVIFLPHIPQSYAGTYISDFHYIPMLRINGAELSFFKRMEKRFFDIVVCLVGVILLSPLFLLLSILVKTTSKGPVIFKQKRVTRDGRIFDMYKFRSMRIDMPEGKVHWTEENDPRITKVGRFIRRTSLDELPQFFNVLGGSMSLVGPRPERPELVEEFKKTIPGYAMRHRMKAGITGWAQVNGLRGNTSLAKRIEFDLYYVRNWSIWFDMKIVIMTFFKGFVNKNAY
- a CDS encoding aminotransferase class I/II-fold pyridoxal phosphate-dependent enzyme, with protein sequence MSGYQGKKLEEYVRTLGISTPIVFVENPVYDKTNNIYSLYLAKTYLLQEDTLLLESDLIFEEKALRLLLDNPYPNLALVSKYESWMDGTVVKMTEDGTILDIIDKKHFQFSDCASYCKTVNIYKFSKAFSQTHYVPFLEAYCKALGNNQYYEQVLKVIALLDNPGIKAIRLENCKWYEIDDIQDLDIAETLFARSGEEKLSLMEKRYGGYWRYPGLLDFCYLVNPYYPPQKLVDELQASFPTLLQSYPSGQNVNRLLAAMHFSIHQDQIVVGNGASELIKSLMSLLTGDLGVIHPSFAEYGNRYANGKLVVFVPQNRDYTYTSEDLISFFQTHPISTLLVVNPDNPSGNLIGKEDLLRLLAWAEDRHIRLIVDESFIDFADYPFTLLDSQLLDSHPDLVVVKSISKSYGVPGLRLGVLASGDNVLIGRLAKDVAIWNINSFGEFFLQIGDKYQDSYLASLEAIRAERARFAKALSRIGGIRPIPSQANYVMCEVTEGRSARQIAIALLDQHAILVKDLSRKDGIDGKQYIRLAVRNQKDDDCLLTALEDVTISSRKFG
- a CDS encoding NTP transferase domain-containing protein, producing MQAIILAAGMGKRLKELTKDVTKCMVQVNGSTLIERALSQLDRLHLSRVVIVVGLSREETGGVCPDAWHQHSHRVRREPGV